In the Malania oleifera isolate guangnan ecotype guangnan chromosome 1, ASM2987363v1, whole genome shotgun sequence genome, one interval contains:
- the LOC131155401 gene encoding CSC1-like protein At4g35870: MDLSFPNSSPIISPSPAMNQTISPPPSPSTDRDADGEIVWYGNIQYLINISAIGAFCCVVIFLFVKLRSDHRRIPGPSALVAKLLAVWHATGREIARHCGADAAQFLTIEGGSCAVLIGIAIIAVSLILPLNLYAGTTVIDDQFSKTTINHIEKGSPFLWVHFLFAIVVVVLVHFGMTTIEERLRITRFRDGYGSLGDQTTGSTAIFSIMVQGIPKSLGYDKTPLQDYFQHKYPGKVYRVIVPMDLCALDGLVAELVKVRDDISWLVARIDSRFLMDESDYGENGGVSSAGLWSQVCGMWRRIKIFLHQVENRIGFTDEERLRRLQELRADLETELAAYKEGRAPGAGVAFVMFKDVYTANKAVQDFRKEKKRRIGKFFSVMELQLERNQWRVERAPLATDIYWSHLGSTKLSLKLRRVCVNTCLLLMLLFFSSPLAVISAVKSAGRIINAEAMDNAQLWLAWVQSSSWVATLIFQFLPNVIIFVSMYIIVPSVLSYLSMFERHLTLSAEQRAALLKMVCFFLVNLIILRGLVESSLESAILRMGRCYLDGEDCKRIEQYMSASFLSRSCLSSLAFLITCTFLGISYDLLAPVPWIKKKLQKFRKNDMLNLVPEQSEEYPLENQETDSLRRPLMTERSFANNNGTSHGSGLNVIDLQGQDLSVYPVNGTSPVPKQTFDFAQYYAFNLTIFALTMIYSSFAPLVVPVGAVYFGYRYVVDKYNFLFVYRVRGFPAGNDGRLMDTVLCIMRFCVDLFLLSMLLFFSVQGDSTKLQAIFTLGLLILYKLLPSNNDGFEPALLEGVQNIDCIVDGPIDYEVLSQPKFEWDAYRI, encoded by the coding sequence ATGGACTTATCGTTCCCTAATTCATCGCCGATCATATCTCCTTCTCCGGCCATGAACCAGACCATATCTCCTCCGCCGTCGCCGTCAACTGACCGGGACGCCGACGGCGAGATAGTGTGGTACGGAAACATACAGTACCTCATCAACATATCCGCAATCGGCGCTTTCTGTTGTGTCGTCATCTTCCTCTTCGTGAAGCTCAGAAGCGACCACCGCCGGATTCCAGGCCCCTCCGCTCTCGTTGCTAAGCTTCTCGCTGTGTGGCACGCCACCGGGCGCGAGATCGCTCGCCACTGTGGTGCGGACGCAGCTCAATTTTTGACCATTGAAGGTGGGAGCTGCGCCGTTTTGATTGGAATTGCTATTATCGCGGTATCGCTCATCCTCCCTCTGAATCTTTATGCCGGTACTACTGTGATAGATGATCAGTTCTCAAAAACTACGATAAATCACATTGAGAAAGGTTCGCCTTTTTTGTGGGTTCACTTTCTTTTTGCAATTGTTGTTGTGGTTTTGGTGCATTTTGGTATGACTACAATTGAGGAACGGTTGAGAATCACTAGGTTTAGGGACGGATATGGAAGTTTAGGTGACCAAACCACAGGCTCGACCGCAATTTTTAGTATAATGGTGCAGGGAATACCAAAAAGTTTGGGTTACGATAAGACACCTTTGCAGGATTATTTTCAGCATAAGTATCCTGGGAAGGTGTACAGGGTCATTGTGCCTATGGATTTGTGTGCATTGGATGGTCTAGTTGCAGAGTTGGTGAAAGTTCGGGATGACATTTCTTGGTTGGTGGCAAGAATTGACTCTCGCTTTTTAATGGATGAAAGTGATTATGGTGAAAATGGTGGGGTTTCGTCAGCGGGATTATGGAGCCAGGTTTGTGGTATGTGGAGAAGAATAAAAATTTTTTTGCATCAGGTTGAGAATCGCATTGGTTTTACTGATGAAGAGAGATTGAGGAGATTGCAAGAATTGAGAGCTGATTTAGAGACTGAATTGGCTGCATACAAGGAAGGGCGGGCACCTGGTGCTGGAGTTGCATTTGTGATGTTTAAAGATGTTTACACTGCTAATAAAGCTGTTCAGGACTTTcggaaggagaagaagaggcgAATTGGTAAGTTCTTCTCTGTCATGGAGTTGCAGCTGGAGAGGAACCAATGGAGGGTCGAACGGGCGCCACTAGCAACAGATATTTACTGGAGTCATTTGGGATCGACAAAGCTCTCCCTGAAATTGCGTAGGGTGTGCGTAAACACATGCCTGCTGTTGATGCTGCTGTTCTTTAGTTCACCTCTAGCGGTGATCAGTGCTGTGAAGAGTGCTGGGCGGATTATCAATGCTGAAGCGATGGATAATGCCCAACTGTGGCTGGCTTGGGTGCAAAGCTCGAGCTGGGTGGCAACCCTAATCTTTCAGTTCCTGCCCAATGTTATTATATTTGTAAGCATGTATATAATAGTCCCATCGGTTCTTTCTTATCTGTCCATGTTTGAGCGACATCTCACACTCTCTGCCGAGCAAAGAGCTGCGCTTCTGAAGATGGTTTGTTTCTTCCTTGTAAATCTCATTATCCTGAGGGGTTTGGTTGAATCTTCCTTAGAGAGTGCAATCTTGCGGATGGGACGATGTTACTTGGATGGAGAAGATTGCAAGAGGATTGAACAGTATATGAGTGCCTCATTCCTGTCAAGATCATGCCTCTCCTCTCTTGCATTTCTAATCACCTGCACCTTTTTGGGAATATCTTATGATCTATTGGCTCCAGTACCTTGGATAAAAAAGAAGCTTCAGAAATTTCGGAAGAATGACATGCTAAATCTGGTACCTGAACAAAGTGAAGAATACCCATTAGAAAATCAAGAAACAGACAGCCTTCGGAGGCCTCTGATGACTGAAAGATCATTTGCAAACAATAATGGAACTTCACATGGCTCTGGATTGAATGTAATTGATCTACAGGGACAAGATCTATCTGTGTATCCCGTCAATGGAACCTCACCTGTCCCCAAACAAACGTTTGATTTTGCACAATATTATGCTTTTAATCTGACAATATTTGCCCTGACCATGATATATTCGTCATTCGCTCCACTTGTTGTCCCAGTTGGTGCAGTTTATTTTGGGTACAGGTATGTGGTTGATAAGTACAACTTTCTCTTTGTTTACAGAGTTCGAGGATTCCCTGCTGGCAATGATGGAAGATTGATGGACACTGTTTTGTGTATCATGCGGTTCTGTGTTGATTTATTTCTCCTGTCAATGCTCTTGTTCTTTTCGGTCCAAGGGGACTCCACAAAGCTGCAAGCTATTTTCACTCTTGGGTTGCTAATATTGTATAAACTGTTGCCTTCTAATAATGATGGTTTTGAGCCTGCCCTGTTGGAAGGCGTACAGAATATTGACTGCATTGTAGATGGGCCCATTGATTATGAGGTTCTCTCACAGCCCAAATTTGAATGGGATGCATATCGTATATGA